One part of the Vitis riparia cultivar Riparia Gloire de Montpellier isolate 1030 chromosome 6, EGFV_Vit.rip_1.0, whole genome shotgun sequence genome encodes these proteins:
- the LOC117915597 gene encoding probable aspartyl protease At4g16563: MPPPLSSPVPSPSLPCFLSLLSLFFSLVSSSPNSPITLLLSASNPSPPPDPYRNLRHLVSASLIRARHLKNPKTTPTSTTPLFTHSYGAYSIPLSFGTPPQTLPLIMDTGSDLVWFPCTHRYVCRNCSFSTSNPSSNIFIPKSSSSSKVLGCVNPKCGWIHGSKVQSRCRDCEPTSPNCTQICPPYLIFYGSGITGGIMLSETLDLPGKGVPDFIVGCSVLSTSQPAGISGFGRGPPSLPSQLGLKKFSYCLLSRRYDDTTESSSLVLDGESDSGEKTAGLSYTPFGQNPKVAGKHAFSVYYYLGLRHITVGGKHVKIPYKYLIPGADGDGGTIIDSGTTFTYMKGEIFELVAAEFEKQVQSKRATEVEGITGLRPCFNISGLNTPSFPELTLKFRGGAEMELPLANYVAFLGGDDVVCLTIVTDGVAGKEFSGGPAIILGNFQQQNFYVEYDLRNERLGFRQQSCK; the protein is encoded by the coding sequence ATGCCTCCTCCCCTCTCTTCTCCTGTTCCTTCTCCTTCTCTCCCCTGCTTTCTCTcccttctttctctcttcttctcccTCGTTTCCTCCTCTCCAAACTCCCCCATCACTCTCCTTCTCTCTGCTTCCAATCCATCCCCACCTCCTGATCCCTATCGGAACCTCCGACACCTGGTCTCCGCCTCCTTAATCAGGGCTCGCCACCTCAAGAACCCCAAAACCACACCCACCTCCACAACCCCACTCTTCACTCACAGCTATGGTGCATACTCCATTCCTCTCTCCTTCGGTACTCCACCTCAGACCCTTCCACTTATCATGGACACTGGAAGTGATCTCGTCTGGTTCCCTTGTACCCATCGCTATGTCTGCAGGAACTGTTCTTTCTCTACCTCAAATCCTtcttccaatatttttatcccCAAGTCCTCCTCTTCTTCCAAGGTTTTGGGTTGCGTGAACCCCAAATGTGGGTGGATTCATGGTTCCAAAGTACAGTCCAGGTGCAGAGACTGTGAGCCCACTTCTCCAAATTGCACTCAGATCTGTCCGCCCTATCTGATTTTCTACGGTTCTGGGATCACAGGTGGGATCATGCTCTCTGAGACATTGGATTTGCCTGGGAAAGGCGTTCCCGATTTCATCGTCGGATGCTCTGTCCTCTCCACCAGTCAACCCGCCGGAATCTCTGGCTTCGGCCGTGGTCCGCCGTCGCTGCCTAGTCAACTCGGCTTGAAGAAGTTCTCCTACTGTCTTCTCTCTCGCCGTTACGACGATACAACTGAGAGCAGCTCGCTCGTGTTGGACGGCGAATCGGATTCTGGAGAGAAAACCGCCGGACTCAGCTACACGCCGTTCGGCCAGAACCCGAAAGTCGCTGGTAAACACGCGTTCTCGGTTTACTACTACTTGGGTCTCCGGCACATCACTGTTGGAGGAAAGCATGTGAAAATTCCGTACAAGTACCTAATCCCAGGAGCGGACGGCGACGGTGGCACAATCATCGACTCCGGCACGACGTTCACGTATATGAAGGGTGAGATCTTCGAGCTCGTAGCCGCCGAGTTCGAAAAGCAAGTGCAGAGCAAGAGAGCTACTGAAGTCGAGGGCATCACCGGTTTGCGACCGTGTTTCAACATTTCCGGACTCAATACTCCGTCCTTCCCGGAGTTGACATTGAAATTCAGGGGCGGAGCAGAGATGGAGTTGCCATTAGCGAACTACGTCGCCTTCCTCGGAGGTGATGACGTGGTGTGTTTGACCATAGTGACTGACGGTGTAGCCGGAAAAGAATTTTCCGGTGGGCCCGCTATCATTTTGGGGAATTTTCAGCAGCAGAACTTCTACGTGGAGTATGATCTGAGGAATGAGAGGCTAGGGTTCCGGCAACAGTCATGCAAGTGA